One part of the Arabidopsis thaliana chromosome 1 sequence genome encodes these proteins:
- a CDS encoding alpha/beta-Hydrolases superfamily protein (alpha/beta-Hydrolases superfamily protein; FUNCTIONS IN: lipase activity; INVOLVED IN: glycerol biosynthetic process, lipid metabolic process; EXPRESSED IN: 23 plant structures; EXPRESSED DURING: 13 growth stages; CONTAINS InterPro DOMAIN/s: AB-hydrolase-associated lipase region (InterPro:IPR006693); BEST Arabidopsis thaliana protein match is: alpha/beta-Hydrolases superfamily protein (TAIR:AT1G73920.1); Has 1698 Blast hits to 1679 proteins in 187 species: Archae - 0; Bacteria - 0; Metazoa - 1170; Fungi - 262; Plants - 165; Viruses - 0; Other Eukaryotes - 101 (source: NCBI BLink).): MQRIVDNALAITKESVKTLTYESLNNIARCINGFSALLLTLLPGKSNVLEGLHGWELRPTLRGPRLPRWMHNGVSSFNHFIHELSVDSDTSSLDYSSGDDDSDGMSTPPSPLSQSSLRSWASLPANYESHWTDWITFIVWWALLPARILLWVPLYLLRLLARRNSRMQPLSPGRYQHSSRPCFSKAISGKEHDVPNRTTDKRRGVIEDLQLGIEIFIETIFDFFHKAAHLLLSPSETFGIVLSWFSSSSHSSKGNYGDVSDDEIIQTAILGDNDSSLTERRTTTSLYNTDTRTCQDVITELGYPYEAIRVVTSDGYGLLLERIPRRDARKAVYLQHGVMDSSMGWVSNGVVGSPAFAAYDQGYDVFLGNFRGLVSRDHVKKNISSKDFWRYSINEHATEDIPAMIEKIHEIKTSELKLYQPTMEEVVNEDQPYKLCVVSHSLGGAAVLMYVITRKIEEKPHRLSRLILLSPAGFHYDSNMCFTLMEYTFLFLGPVLSRIVPAFYIPTKFFRMLLNKLARDFHNYPAVGGLVQTLMSYVVGGDSSNWVGVMGLPHYNMNDMPGISFRVAQHLAQIKHSGKFKMFDYGSSSANMDVYGSPEPLDLGEFYGLIDVPVDLVAGKKDKVIRPSMVRKHYRVMRDSGVDVSYNEFEYAHLDFTFSHREELLAYVMSRLLLVEPTQTQTVHKKGMKLKKKMETGKPHL; the protein is encoded by the exons ATGCAGAGGATCGTCGATAATGCTCTTGCTATCACAAAAGA GTCAGTGAAAACTCTGACTTATGAGTCTTTGAACAACATTGCAAGATGCATTAATGGATTTTCTGCGCTTCTCTTGACACTTTTGCCCGGAAAGTCCAATGTTCTTGAAGGTCTTCATGGATGGGAGCTTAGGCCTACATTGCGTGGACCTCGTTTACCACGCTGGATGCATAA TGGAGTCTCTTCTTTCAACCACTTCATTCACGAACTCTCTGTGGATTCTGATACTTCTAGCTTGGACTATTCCTctggtgatgatgatagtgATGGCATGTCCACGCCTCCATCACCCTTGTCTCAAAGCTCACTCCGCTCTTGGGCTAGTCTTCCTGCCAATTACGAAAGCCATTGGACAGACTGGATAACCTTCATTGTCTGGTGGGCTTTACTACCTGCCCGGATCCTTCTATGGGTACCATTATATCTTTTACGTCTTTTAGCTAGAAGAAATTCAAGAATGCAGCCTCTGAGCCCAGGAAGGTACCAACATTCGTCTAGACCTTGTTTTAGCAAAGCTATCTCAGGGAAAGAGCATGACGTGCCCAACCGAACTACTGATAAAAGACGCGGAGTCATTGAG GATCTTCAGCTTGGTATCGAGATCTTTATAGAAAcaatatttgatttctttcacAAGGCGgcacatcttcttctttctccatcaGAAACTTTTGGAATAGTTTTATCATGGTTCTCTTCCTCCAGTCACAGCTCTAAAGGAAACTATGGTGACGTTTCGGATGATGAGATCATTCAGACTGCCATTCTAGGAGATAACGATTCATCTCTTACAGAAAGAAGAACCACAACGAGCTTATACAATACAGATACCCGGACCTGTCAAGATGTTATAACAGAGCTTGG GTATCCATATGAAGCTATTCGTGTTGTTACATCTGATGGATATGGTCTTCTCTTGGAAAGGATACCAAG ACGAGATGCGAGGAAAGCTGTTTATTTGCAGCATGGTGTAATGGATTCTTCAATGGG ATGGGTATCAAATGGTGTTGTTGGATCACCAGCTTTTGCAGCTTATGATCAAG GCTACGATGTTTTCCTAGGGAACTTTCGTGGTTTAGTTTCAAGAGATCatgtgaaaaaaaacatatcctCAAAAGA TTTCTGGCGTTACTCCATCAATGAACATGCAACGGAAGATATCCCAGCAATGATAGAGAAGATTCACGAAATCAAAACTTCAGAACTGAAACTTTATCAGCCTACTATGGAAGAGGTAGTAAACGAGGATCAACCGTATAAGCTTTGTGTTGTATCTCACAGTTTAGGCGGTGCCGCGGTTCTGATGTATGTAATCACCCGTAAAATCGAAGAGAAACCGCACAGACTCTCGAGACTGATCCTTCTTTCGCCTGCTGGGTTTCACTATGACTCCAACATGTGTTTCACGTTGATGGAGTACACGTTCCTTTTCTTGGGTCCTGTACTATCTCGGATTGTTCCTGCTTTCTACATCCCCACTAAATTCTTCCGGATGCTTCTCAACAAGTTAGCTCGAGATTTCCATAACTATCCTGCTGTTGGTGGATTAGTCCAAACATTGATGAGTTATGTAGTTGGCGGAGATAGCTCAAACTGGGTTGGAGTCATGGGATTGCCTCACTATAACATGAACGATATGCCAGGTATATCCTTCCGTGTGGCTCAGCATCTTGCACAGATTAAACATAGCGGTAAGTTCAAGATGTTTGATTACGGTAGCAGTTCAGCTAATATGGATGTTTACGGGTCCCCTGAGCCGCTCGATCTTGGGGAGTTTTATGGGTTGATCGATGTGCCTGTGGATTTAGTAGCTGGAAAGAAAGACAAAGTGATTAGACCTTCAATGGTTAGGAAACATTACAGGGTGATGAGAGATTCAGGAGTAGATGTTTCTTACAATGAGTTTGAGTATGCTCATTTGGATTTTACCTTCTCTCACCGTGAAGAGCTTTTGGCGTATGTGATGTCGCGGTTACTTCTCGTGGAGCCAACGCAGACTCAGACGGTTCATAAGAAGGGgatgaagctgaagaagaaaatggaaacagGCAAACCTCATCTGTGA